The Lewinellaceae bacterium genome has a segment encoding these proteins:
- a CDS encoding T9SS type A sorting domain-containing protein → MKNHLQFIQLIMLSFFLGHTALAQDFIFTQVPNPTDRYYDGYVGQEEGLAYVVYRNNNYDRFLYSFDGDDLVEIDMPEGFMYNWNLTNQNGVFYMTFYDVDYNTVLMSYQDGVFSQIEADFPNEGLGSYAFNYDGQVYVTYYSFLNFLNSLKVINGNTVENVDLPEGYNFGSSVGSVNGNMYVTLNDVNWNSYLFQFDGTNFEQVTLPEGTMSPYAITTTEDLLYLSLYDANFNSAIYTFDGTTFEALTLPEWCMGVGFVGELNGNLYFRLDDANYQGILYELDGNTWVEIPNPADFYLAYNPGTSENALYPAYNNNLTFEYNMAVYDGTDLTLVDQPAPGYTYSNFFADNQDGAFVTYYDPDYYQFLYFYNGTELLEVPIPAGEDALNYYEFAMDASSDKILFFSFRDNNYNSTLYWFGEPNEAPTAQDNLVYTLLETPYSFQAQDFNFSDLDLEDTLTAIQIVEKPSLGILHLNGANLATGQVINAEYLEDLTYVPMNDGLGEPYDSFKFRVFDGDDFSEAVYTMFINVVESIVSAEDLELSVSLNIYPNPASDFIEIDLGDYPSPEKVRMYFYNNNGVAIRNELLTSGLSEFNVSDLPKGIYHLVFKTENSLFSRKVILQ, encoded by the coding sequence ATGAAAAATCATTTACAATTTATTCAGCTCATAATGCTGAGTTTTTTTTTGGGCCATACTGCTCTTGCCCAGGATTTTATTTTCACCCAGGTGCCTAATCCGACAGATAGGTACTACGATGGGTACGTAGGTCAGGAAGAAGGACTTGCCTATGTTGTTTACCGAAACAATAACTACGACCGGTTTTTGTATTCTTTTGATGGGGATGATCTGGTAGAGATTGATATGCCGGAAGGGTTTATGTATAACTGGAATCTTACCAACCAGAATGGCGTTTTTTACATGACTTTCTACGATGTTGACTACAACACTGTACTCATGTCTTATCAGGATGGGGTGTTTTCCCAGATTGAAGCTGACTTTCCTAATGAAGGGCTGGGTTCTTATGCCTTTAACTATGATGGACAAGTATATGTGACTTATTATAGCTTTCTTAATTTTTTGAATTCGCTTAAGGTAATAAACGGCAATACGGTAGAAAACGTTGATTTACCGGAAGGATATAATTTTGGAAGTTCGGTAGGATCCGTTAACGGCAATATGTACGTCACCCTGAACGATGTCAACTGGAACAGTTATTTGTTTCAGTTTGACGGCACAAATTTCGAACAGGTAACACTTCCGGAAGGAACGATGAGTCCCTATGCCATCACCACTACGGAAGATCTCTTATATTTGAGTCTTTATGATGCCAACTTCAATTCGGCCATTTATACTTTTGACGGGACCACTTTTGAAGCCCTGACCCTTCCCGAATGGTGTATGGGAGTTGGCTTCGTAGGAGAGTTAAATGGAAATCTTTATTTCAGATTAGATGATGCCAATTACCAGGGAATTTTGTACGAACTGGACGGAAATACCTGGGTGGAGATTCCCAATCCTGCTGATTTTTACCTGGCGTATAACCCGGGGACTTCGGAAAACGCACTCTATCCGGCTTATAACAATAACCTAACCTTTGAGTACAACATGGCCGTTTATGATGGAACGGACCTGACCCTGGTCGATCAACCGGCTCCCGGTTACACTTACAGTAATTTTTTTGCGGATAACCAGGATGGCGCTTTTGTCACTTATTACGATCCCGATTACTACCAGTTCCTGTATTTCTATAACGGAACGGAATTGCTGGAGGTACCTATCCCTGCCGGAGAAGATGCGCTGAACTACTACGAGTTTGCCATGGATGCTTCCTCTGATAAAATTCTGTTTTTCTCCTTCCGGGACAACAATTACAATTCAACCCTTTATTGGTTTGGAGAACCCAATGAGGCACCTACAGCCCAGGACAATTTGGTCTATACCCTGTTGGAAACACCTTATAGTTTTCAAGCCCAGGATTTTAATTTTTCAGATCTGGACCTGGAAGATACGCTTACAGCCATTCAGATCGTGGAAAAACCTTCACTGGGAATACTCCACCTCAATGGAGCCAATTTAGCTACCGGCCAGGTAATCAATGCAGAATACCTTGAAGACCTGACCTATGTTCCCATGAACGACGGACTGGGTGAGCCCTACGATAGTTTTAAGTTCAGGGTTTTTGACGGGGATGATTTCAGCGAAGCCGTTTATACCATGTTTATCAATGTGGTCGAATCCATTGTTTCTGCGGAAGACCTGGAGCTTTCGGTTTCATTAAATATTTACCCGAATCCGGCGAGTGATTTCATTGAAATTGATCTGGGGGATTATCCATCTCCGGAGAAGGTTCGAATGTATTTTTATAATAATAACGGAGTTGCAATAAGAAATGAATTATTGACCTCCGGTTTATCCGAATTCAATGTGAGCGATCTTCCCAAAGGAATTTACCACCTCGTTTTCAAAACAGAAAACTCTCTTTTTAGCAGAAAGGTGATCTTGCAATAA
- a CDS encoding glycosyl hydrolase: MHPENSDVVLVAAQGPLWSKGGDRGLYKTTDGGETWTKVLGDDEWVGVTDVVAEPGNPDILYAATWQRQRTVAAFMGGGPGSAIYKSTDGGDNWEKLKTGLPGSNLGKIGLAVSPQRPNVVYAAIEQDRTKGGVYRSEDKGASWQKMSNTVSGGTGPHYYQELYACPHQFDRLYLMDVRVQVSDDGGKTFRTLSERDKHSDNHALAFRANDPDYLLIGTDAGIYESFDLAENWRFIANLPITQYYKVAVDDRLPFYHVFAGTQDNGSHGGPSRTDSRQGITNRDWYKTLGADGHQSATEPGNPDIVYAETQQGGLHRVDLKTGEQVFIQPQPRKGEHFERYNWDAPILVSPHNPARLYFASQRVWRSEDRGDSWTSISGDLTRNEERMALPIMGRQQSWDNPWDLRAMSNYNSITSLAESPVQEGLLYAGTDDGIIQVSEDGGNIWRKIEVTRLPGVPERAFVNDIKADLYDANVVYVALDNHKNGDFHPYLYKSTDKGKTWKSIVGNIPERTLVWRTVQDHVKKELLFAGTEFGIYVTLDGGGSWEKLSGAPTIPFRDLTIQRRENDLVGASFGRGFFILDDYSVLREATKEKLEAEAALFSVRKALWYVPRSNAPDGGASEYTADNPPFGAVFIYHLAETYNTLKDERKKEEKKLEKEGKDIPFKGWEALEAERKEESPRIWLTVKDEGGNVVRNIQAPAKKGMNRIAWDLQYASSRSIDPDSGGGSSRWSRGGDFAPPGTYSVTLYKEIDGVVTFLAGPVSFEVVPLRQPTLKGAPFAEYRSFGEEISVVRDQQAAIANLLSESRKKINAMETALERTSVEPGALNGKLFQLKQELYELEEQLNGNTSRDEIGERNPPTISNHLRVASRGISTTYGPTPLHRQSLEIAKKMLGEVMGDVERFSKVAIPEMESALREAGAPYIIGQPIPKK; encoded by the coding sequence GTGCATCCCGAAAATTCTGATGTTGTACTCGTAGCCGCCCAGGGCCCTTTGTGGAGCAAAGGTGGCGACCGAGGGTTGTATAAAACGACCGATGGAGGAGAAACCTGGACGAAGGTTCTCGGGGATGATGAATGGGTTGGCGTAACCGATGTCGTAGCCGAACCGGGCAATCCGGATATTCTTTATGCAGCCACCTGGCAACGGCAACGGACTGTAGCGGCTTTCATGGGTGGAGGCCCGGGGTCAGCCATTTACAAAAGTACCGACGGCGGGGATAACTGGGAAAAACTGAAAACAGGATTGCCCGGTTCTAATCTCGGTAAGATAGGCCTTGCCGTTTCGCCTCAACGACCCAATGTGGTGTATGCAGCCATTGAGCAGGACCGGACTAAAGGAGGTGTTTATCGCTCTGAAGATAAAGGGGCCTCCTGGCAGAAAATGTCCAATACAGTATCGGGAGGTACCGGCCCGCATTATTATCAGGAGCTTTATGCTTGTCCCCACCAATTTGATCGCCTGTATCTGATGGATGTAAGGGTACAGGTTTCCGATGACGGCGGAAAAACTTTCAGAACCCTTTCCGAAAGGGATAAACATTCCGATAACCACGCCCTGGCTTTCCGGGCCAATGATCCCGATTACTTGCTTATCGGAACAGATGCAGGTATTTACGAGAGTTTTGATCTCGCCGAAAACTGGCGTTTCATCGCCAACCTGCCTATAACCCAATATTATAAGGTAGCCGTGGATGATCGTTTGCCATTCTATCATGTTTTTGCAGGAACTCAGGACAATGGCTCACACGGAGGCCCTTCCAGGACTGATTCTAGGCAGGGCATTACCAACCGGGATTGGTACAAAACGCTGGGGGCCGACGGACATCAATCTGCCACCGAACCCGGAAACCCTGACATCGTTTACGCAGAAACCCAACAGGGTGGACTACATCGGGTGGATCTGAAAACGGGCGAACAGGTATTTATTCAGCCCCAACCCCGGAAGGGAGAGCATTTTGAGCGTTACAACTGGGATGCGCCTATTCTGGTCAGCCCGCATAATCCTGCCAGGTTGTATTTCGCCTCCCAGAGGGTCTGGCGTTCTGAAGACAGGGGCGACAGTTGGACCAGTATCTCCGGGGATCTCACCCGTAACGAAGAACGGATGGCCCTGCCTATTATGGGAAGACAACAAAGCTGGGACAATCCATGGGATCTTAGAGCTATGTCTAATTACAATAGCATCACCTCGCTGGCAGAATCCCCCGTTCAGGAGGGACTGCTTTATGCCGGGACCGATGATGGTATCATACAGGTTTCCGAAGACGGAGGGAACATTTGGCGAAAAATTGAAGTGACCCGGTTGCCAGGTGTGCCGGAAAGAGCTTTCGTCAACGATATTAAGGCTGACCTTTACGATGCCAATGTGGTTTATGTAGCCCTGGACAATCACAAAAACGGTGATTTTCATCCTTATTTATACAAGAGTACCGATAAAGGTAAAACCTGGAAATCCATCGTTGGGAATATCCCCGAACGAACCCTGGTGTGGAGGACAGTTCAGGATCATGTAAAGAAAGAATTATTGTTTGCAGGAACAGAGTTTGGCATTTACGTCACACTGGATGGCGGCGGCAGTTGGGAAAAATTGTCGGGCGCACCCACCATCCCTTTCAGGGATCTTACCATACAAAGAAGGGAAAATGACCTGGTAGGGGCCTCTTTCGGTCGTGGATTTTTTATTCTCGACGACTATAGCGTACTCAGGGAAGCGACAAAGGAAAAACTTGAAGCCGAAGCAGCCTTGTTTTCAGTCCGGAAGGCTTTGTGGTATGTTCCAAGATCAAATGCGCCCGATGGAGGGGCCAGTGAATACACGGCCGATAATCCACCTTTCGGGGCCGTATTCATTTACCATCTTGCCGAGACTTATAATACGTTGAAGGATGAGCGGAAAAAAGAAGAGAAAAAGCTCGAAAAGGAAGGAAAAGACATTCCTTTCAAAGGCTGGGAGGCCCTTGAGGCCGAACGAAAGGAGGAATCGCCACGGATCTGGCTTACGGTAAAGGATGAGGGAGGTAATGTCGTCCGCAATATCCAGGCTCCGGCCAAAAAAGGGATGAACCGGATCGCATGGGATCTCCAGTATGCTTCCTCGAGAAGTATTGATCCGGATAGCGGAGGAGGTTCTTCCAGGTGGTCAAGAGGGGGAGATTTTGCCCCTCCCGGAACCTATTCGGTTACTTTGTATAAAGAAATTGACGGCGTCGTAACTTTCCTTGCAGGCCCTGTCTCTTTTGAGGTTGTACCGTTGCGACAACCTACTCTGAAAGGCGCACCGTTTGCCGAATACCGTTCCTTTGGAGAGGAAATCAGTGTGGTCAGGGATCAACAAGCCGCGATCGCCAATTTGCTTTCCGAAAGCAGGAAAAAGATAAACGCAATGGAAACGGCCCTGGAAAGGACGAGCGTTGAGCCCGGAGCATTAAACGGGAAGCTTTTCCAACTTAAACAGGAGTTGTATGAACTTGAAGAACAACTGAACGGAAATACCTCCCGGGATGAGATCGGTGAAAGGAATCCGCCAACGATCAGCAATCATTTAAGGGTGGCTTCCCGCGGGATTTCGACTACTTATGGCCCTACCCCGCTACACAGGCAAAGTCTGGAAATCGCCAAAAAAATGCTGGGGGAAGTCATGGGTGATGTGGAACGGTTCAGCAAAGTGGCCATTCCGGAAATGGAATCCGCCCTTCGGGAAGCCGGGGCGCCTTACATTATCGGACAGCCCATACCCAAAAAATGA